One genomic region from Serinus canaria isolate serCan28SL12 chromosome 7, serCan2020, whole genome shotgun sequence encodes:
- the METTL8 gene encoding tRNA N(3)-methylcytidine methyltransferase METTL8, mitochondrial, protein MNAWPGTCEPLATGREAFWSYAPNVVTVINLCLPADRLKSVDRLISLPCQRPSAQMGSLNTPNFITKLSALCLKKTKMQYRHQSNRRPTAPLGSRILTDPSKVFEHNMWDHMQWSQEEEENAKKKATENSLVKVQSEDQDKYEREASKYWNEFYKTHKNNFFKDRNWLFLEFPEILPEKLRQEFKTEKISLEHTKINNDSSFSLKNGMFEEGEKYWEKNYGSGSTAVQEYVYNKNQVKALSANPQGKKCGEELGKVESFPGCDATYRILEVGCGAGNSVFPILKVLCNTPGTFLYCCDFASGAVELVKSHSSYNSAWCSAFVHDVCDDALPYPFPDEILDVILLVFVLSTIHPDRMQGVVNRLAKLLKPGGMLLFRDYGRYDTAQLRFKEGRCLSENFYVRGDGTRVYFFTKDEVWNMFTLAGLTEVQNLVDRRLQVNRKKKVKMQRVWIQSKFQKPLLSLHNPEESTKRHPCK, encoded by the exons ATGAACGCCTGGCCTGGGACCTGCGAGCCTTTGGCCACCGGCCGCGAGGCTTTTTGG agCTACGCCCCAAATGTTGTCACGGTCATCAATCTCTGCTTGCCAGCAGACCGACTGAAGTCTGTGGACAGACTCATTTCTCTTCCTTGCCAGAGGCCAAGCGCCCAAATGGG GTCTCTCAACACACCAAACTTCATTACAAAGCTTTCTGCTTTATGTCTGAAGAAAACTAAGATGCAGTACAGGCACCAAAGTAACAGACGACCAACAGCTCCACTCGGATCACGGATTTTAACTGATCCTTCTAAGGTCTTTGAGCATAACATGTG GGACCACATGCAATGGTCacaagaagaggaggagaatgccaagaaaaaagcaacagagAATTCTCTTGTGAAAGTTCAATCAGAAGACCAAG ataaATATGAGAGAGAAGCCAGTAAATATTGGAATGAATTTTACAAGAcacataaaaataactttttcaagGATCGCAATTGGCTGTTTCTGGAGTTTCCAGAAATTCTTCCAGAAAAACTGAGACAAGagttcaaaacagaaaaaatatctttggaacacacaaaaataaataatgacagCAGTTTTTCCCTCAAAAATGGAATGTttgaagaaggagaaaagtaCTGGGAGAAAAATTATGGATCTGGTTCTACTGCTGTACAAGAATATGTATATAATAAAAATCAAGTAAAAGCTCTTAGTGCCAATCCTCAAGGTAAAAAGTGTGGAGAAGAACTTGGCAAGGTAGAATCCTTCCCTGGTTGCGATGCCACATACCGAATATTAGAG GTTGGTTGTGGAGCTGGAAACAGTGTTTTTCCTATTCTGAAGGTTCTATG cAATACACCTGGAACCTTTCTGTACTGTTGTGATTTTGCTTCAGGAGCAGTGGAGCTGGTAAAG TCACATTCGTCCTACAATTCAGCCTGGTGTTCTGCCTTTGTTCATGATGTGTGTGATGATGCTTTACCCTATCCTTTTCCAGATGAGATCCTGGATGTCATTCTCCTTGTCTTTGTGCTCTCTACTATTCATCCTGACAG GATGCAAGGGGTTGTGAATAGGTTGGCTAAGCTACTGAAGCCTGGAGGAATGTTGTTATTTCGAGACTATGGAAGATATGATACAGCTCAACTTCGTTTCAAAGAAG GTCGTTGCTTGTCAGAAAATTTTTATGTAAGAGGAGATGGAACCAGAGTATATTTCTTTACCAAAG ATGAGGTATGGAACATGTTCACCTTGGCTGGATTAACTGAAGTACAGAATTTAGTTGATCGGCGATTACAAgtaaacagaaagaagaaagtgaaaatgcaGCGAGTTTGGATACAAAGCAAGTTCCAGAAGCCATTGCTATCTCTGCATAATCCTGAAGAAAGCACCAAAAGGCACCcttgtaaataa